The following proteins are encoded in a genomic region of Microcoleus sp. FACHB-68:
- a CDS encoding PspA/IM30 family protein: protein MGLFDRISRVVRANMNDMVSKAEDPEKVLDQAIIDMQEDLVQLRQAVASSIATQKRTEQQYNQAQSQANTWQQRAQLALQKGDENLAREALVRKKSHAETAGTLKAQLDTQVTQVDTLKRNLIALESKISEAKTKKNMLKARAQAAKANEQLQNTIGNLGTSSAMGAFERMEEKVLQMEARSQAAAELGGADLESQFALLESGSNVDDELAAMKASLSGAPPTQEALPASGQTSAPKNNQAVDAELEELRSQLNDM, encoded by the coding sequence ATGGGATTGTTTGATCGCATTAGCCGCGTCGTCCGGGCCAATATGAACGACATGGTCAGCAAGGCAGAAGATCCTGAAAAGGTTTTAGACCAGGCCATCATAGATATGCAGGAAGACCTGGTGCAGTTGCGTCAGGCCGTTGCCAGTTCGATTGCCACACAAAAACGCACCGAGCAACAGTACAATCAGGCTCAATCTCAAGCCAACACCTGGCAACAACGCGCCCAGCTGGCTTTGCAAAAAGGGGATGAAAATCTAGCCCGCGAAGCACTGGTTCGGAAAAAAAGCCACGCTGAAACAGCAGGAACGCTGAAAGCTCAGCTGGATACACAAGTAACTCAGGTGGATACGCTCAAGCGCAACCTGATTGCTTTGGAAAGTAAGATTTCTGAAGCCAAAACCAAGAAGAATATGCTCAAAGCGCGGGCGCAAGCTGCTAAGGCTAACGAACAGCTGCAAAACACGATTGGCAATTTGGGCACTAGCAGCGCAATGGGCGCTTTCGAGCGCATGGAAGAGAAGGTTTTGCAAATGGAAGCCCGATCTCAAGCTGCTGCTGAGCTGGGTGGTGCCGATTTAGAAAGTCAATTTGCCCTGCTTGAATCTGGAAGCAATGTTGACGACGAACTCGCAGCCATGAAAGCTTCCCTTAGCGGTGCTCCTCCTACCCAAGAAGCTCTACCCGCCTCTGGGCAAACGAGTGCCCCCAAAAACAATCAAGCTGTTGACGCTGAATTGGAAGAGCTGCGTTCGCAACTCAACGATATGTAA
- a CDS encoding hybrid sensor histidine kinase/response regulator gives MSITLAGYILNKTIYESYKTVIYSGVKEAENTSVIVKTLKNEYPTIEEITRLRHEYNILKNLQIEGIVKALELQNYQNGLALIFEHFVAQSLNDFLAEQKKLKVIDFLNIACQLSKILGNFHKNHIIHKDIKPHNILISSETAEVRIIDFSIASRLERENQTISNPNLLEGTLAYMSPEQTGRMNRSLDYRTDFYSLGVTFYKMLTGELPFSATEPLEFVHCHIAKVPVPPHHLNPEIPEAISSIVMKLLAKMAEDRYQSAEGLKFDLETCLMKLQTTGTISDFIAGSADKAGQLLIPQKLYGREAEVSRLLETFDRVAGGTTELMLVSGYSGIGKTVLVNEVHKPIVRQRGYFIAGKFDQFKRNIPYASLIQAFQSLIQQLLTESEAQIQTWKEKLLSALGVNGQVIIDVIPEIELIVGKQPQVPELGATEFQNRFSRVFKQFISVFTTQEHPLVVFLDDLQWADSASLKLIELLITDTDSKYLLLMGAYRDNEVYPTHPTILTIEKIQAAGATVNNIVLEPLQRIHVEELIAETLNESVRSKALSELLFNKTQGNPFFLSQLLKTLYQEDLLVYDLYSGTWQWNLEQIQAIGITDYNVVELIARNIRKLPEDTQKVLKLAACIGNTFNLEVLSVVNETSSLVTAAQLWPALQAGLILPLGNEYKIPLVLTQEEFGGIALTDVRVDYKFLHDRVQQACYSLIPDKEKKQTHLKIGQLLLHSTTPEDRKENIFALVNQLNYGTDLLTSESEKYELAALNLIAGQKAKAATAHESAVKYLQVSLGLLAENSWSSQYELTLALHQEAAEAAYLNGDFEGMQRLTNVVLQQSTSLLDKVKVYEVQMQAYMAQEKLQEALNTGLQVLKQLGVEFPAEPNPSDIGQALGETAAILSGTQIEDLINLPEMSDPHQLAAIRILSSIFSPCYSGRPSMVPLTVCKQVDLSVQYGNASVSPFGYAVYSLLLCGVVGDIERGYEFGQLALRLVSKLNAKEIEAKTCHLVYAAVQHWKEHLKNTLEPFLSVFSTGLETGDLEYAGYAIMVWSHYSFFAGKQLTQLEQDIATYTDALHKIGQETALNNTKICWQAVLNMMGRNQNPSQLKGEAYDEEKMLPLHQQTNNQLALHYSYLNKLVLCYVVEDYPEALKNIPQIESSFGSSAGQLTVVIFYFYDSLVRLAVCPESSQSVSEAATKSQQQEILERVHSNQEKMQKWAHHAPMNFLHKFYLVEAERHRVLGEKVGAIEMYDKAIALAKENEYINEEALAHELAAKFYLSWEKETIAKTYMTNAYYAYMRWGATAKVEHLEKRYPELLSAVLQHKKNQKAGESIKQTSQGTSTSTGSAISKMLDLGAVMKASQAIAEEIVLCNLLDKLMKILIENAGAQTGCFIVEKAGKLVIEAQGTVESEDVTVLQAMPVSSNETLPTSIINYVARTVENVVLNNASAEGTFTKDAYIIKNQPKSVLCTPLIHQGKLSGILYLENNLTTGAFTKERLEVLKLLSVQAAISIENARLYTDLEAANATLEAVNATLEAKVQERTQELQEKNIYLQKAERAAQSASRAKSEFLANMSHELRTPLNGILGYAQILKRDKKLSESYQHSVNIIYQCGDHLLNVINDILDLSKIEAQKMEISAKEFRFPEFLEGIVEICRLRAEQKGISLIYEPLTQLPTGIRADEKRLRQVLINLLGNAVKFTEVGGITFKVGVMPAGEELPHSSNSNSQSLPVKIRFQVEDTGVGMSPEQLEEIFLPFHQVGEHNRKAEGTGLGLAISRQLVEMMGGEIQVQSCAGKGSIFFFDLDLQKVSKMENHLRFDEQTIIGFKGDKRKLLVVDDKWENRSILAGLLQPLGFEIAEATNGHECLEKTMQFQPDLILTDLVMPVMDGFEATRRIRKSPELAKIIVIATSASVFDFEQQKSWDAGCDDFLLKPIRSEELLEKLQRHLKLEWVYEETPDEKPKKAENVQDSGLNNEGSMVIPPAEEIAILWDLVMMGDLRGIQDQATRLKELDTQYIPFATELQQLAKGFKLKEIREFLNKIQGNAVAN, from the coding sequence ATGAGCATAACTCTCGCCGGATACATACTAAACAAAACTATCTATGAAAGCTATAAAACTGTTATTTATAGCGGGGTCAAAGAAGCAGAAAACACTTCAGTAATTGTTAAAACTCTCAAAAATGAATATCCAACTATCGAAGAAATTACTCGCTTAAGGCATGAATATAACATTCTAAAAAATTTGCAAATTGAGGGAATCGTTAAAGCATTAGAATTACAGAATTATCAAAATGGATTGGCCTTGATTTTTGAGCATTTTGTGGCACAGTCTTTAAATGATTTCTTGGCGGAGCAAAAAAAGCTTAAAGTTATCGATTTTTTAAACATTGCTTGTCAGTTAAGTAAAATTCTGGGAAACTTCCATAAGAATCATATTATTCATAAGGATATTAAGCCTCATAATATTCTGATTAGTTCAGAAACAGCAGAAGTTAGAATCATTGATTTTAGTATTGCTTCTCGTCTGGAAAGAGAAAACCAAACGATTAGTAACCCGAACTTGTTAGAAGGCACTCTCGCCTATATGTCACCAGAGCAAACCGGCAGAATGAATCGGTCATTAGACTATCGGACTGATTTTTATTCGTTGGGTGTCACCTTTTATAAAATGCTGACGGGTGAATTGCCTTTTTCGGCAACTGAGCCTTTGGAATTCGTTCACTGCCACATTGCCAAAGTGCCGGTGCCGCCTCATCATTTAAATCCAGAAATTCCAGAGGCCATTTCATCGATTGTGATGAAGTTATTAGCAAAAATGGCTGAAGATCGGTATCAAAGTGCAGAAGGTCTAAAATTTGACCTAGAAACTTGTTTGATGAAGCTGCAAACAACCGGCACAATTTCTGATTTCATCGCCGGCAGTGCGGATAAAGCCGGCCAATTGCTAATTCCCCAAAAGCTCTATGGAAGAGAAGCAGAAGTTTCCAGACTTTTGGAAACATTTGATCGGGTAGCCGGTGGCACAACTGAATTAATGCTCGTTTCCGGTTATTCCGGCATTGGCAAAACAGTTTTAGTCAATGAAGTTCACAAACCCATCGTGCGGCAACGGGGTTATTTTATTGCCGGCAAATTTGACCAATTTAAACGAAATATTCCTTATGCTTCCCTAATTCAAGCCTTCCAGTCTTTAATTCAGCAACTCTTAACTGAAAGTGAAGCACAAATCCAAACTTGGAAAGAAAAACTCTTATCAGCTTTAGGAGTGAACGGGCAAGTCATCATTGATGTGATACCGGAAATAGAATTAATTGTTGGCAAACAGCCGCAGGTGCCAGAATTGGGGGCAACAGAATTCCAAAACCGTTTCAGTCGGGTGTTTAAACAATTTATTAGCGTATTTACAACCCAAGAACACCCCCTCGTTGTCTTTTTAGATGACTTACAATGGGCGGATTCAGCTTCATTAAAATTGATTGAATTGCTGATTACTGATACAGATAGCAAGTATTTATTATTGATGGGTGCTTATCGAGATAACGAAGTTTATCCAACGCATCCAACGATTCTAACGATTGAGAAGATTCAAGCTGCCGGTGCGACGGTTAATAATATTGTACTAGAACCCTTACAACGGATTCATGTCGAAGAATTAATTGCCGAGACTTTAAATGAATCTGTTCGCTCAAAGGCGCTATCTGAGCTACTTTTTAACAAAACTCAGGGCAATCCTTTCTTTTTAAGTCAACTACTGAAAACGCTTTATCAGGAAGATTTGCTAGTCTATGACTTATATTCTGGGACTTGGCAGTGGAATCTTGAGCAAATTCAAGCCATTGGCATCACCGATTATAACGTTGTCGAACTGATTGCCCGAAATATTCGCAAACTGCCAGAAGATACGCAGAAAGTTTTAAAACTAGCAGCTTGTATTGGTAACACCTTTAACTTAGAAGTCTTGAGCGTTGTGAATGAGACCTCTTCCTTAGTCACGGCGGCTCAATTGTGGCCGGCACTTCAGGCCGGTTTGATTTTGCCCTTGGGGAATGAATACAAAATTCCGCTAGTATTAACTCAGGAAGAATTTGGTGGGATTGCTTTAACTGATGTCAGAGTTGACTACAAGTTTTTACACGACCGAGTGCAGCAGGCGTGTTATTCTCTAATTCCCGATAAAGAGAAAAAGCAAACTCACTTAAAAATTGGTCAATTACTACTGCACTCGACAACGCCTGAAGACCGAAAAGAGAATATTTTTGCTTTAGTTAATCAACTGAATTACGGGACTGATTTACTCACTTCTGAATCAGAAAAATATGAGCTGGCGGCACTCAATCTCATAGCCGGCCAGAAAGCTAAAGCAGCGACAGCTCATGAGTCTGCCGTCAAATATTTGCAAGTAAGTTTAGGACTGTTAGCAGAAAATAGCTGGAGCAGCCAGTATGAACTAACATTAGCGCTGCATCAAGAAGCAGCAGAAGCGGCATATCTGAATGGCGATTTTGAGGGAATGCAAAGATTGACTAATGTAGTGTTGCAACAATCTACATCCCTCCTGGACAAAGTGAAGGTGTACGAAGTCCAGATGCAAGCTTATATGGCGCAGGAAAAATTACAAGAAGCGCTGAATACGGGGCTGCAAGTCTTAAAGCAGTTGGGGGTAGAGTTTCCTGCTGAGCCAAACCCATCTGATATTGGGCAGGCGCTGGGGGAAACTGCGGCAATTTTGAGCGGAACGCAAATTGAGGACTTAATCAATCTTCCTGAGATGAGCGATCCTCATCAATTAGCAGCTATTAGAATTCTGTCAAGTATATTTTCTCCTTGCTATTCTGGGAGGCCCTCAATGGTGCCTTTAACAGTGTGTAAACAGGTCGATTTATCCGTTCAATATGGCAATGCTTCTGTATCTCCCTTTGGATATGCCGTATATAGTCTTCTTCTTTGTGGGGTCGTAGGAGATATTGAACGGGGCTATGAGTTCGGTCAATTAGCTTTACGTCTCGTGTCAAAGTTAAATGCCAAAGAAATTGAAGCTAAGACGTGTCACTTGGTGTATGCTGCCGTTCAACATTGGAAAGAACACCTCAAGAATACTTTAGAACCTTTCCTGTCCGTTTTCTCTACCGGGCTGGAAACCGGAGATTTAGAATATGCTGGCTATGCCATCATGGTGTGGAGTCATTACTCGTTTTTTGCCGGCAAGCAACTAACGCAACTCGAACAAGACATAGCAACTTATACAGATGCCCTTCATAAAATCGGCCAAGAAACAGCACTTAATAATACAAAAATTTGTTGGCAAGCCGTCTTAAATATGATGGGAAGGAACCAAAACCCATCCCAGTTAAAGGGAGAAGCCTACGACGAAGAGAAAATGCTGCCGCTACATCAGCAAACTAATAACCAACTTGCACTTCATTACTCATACTTAAACAAACTTGTGCTTTGTTATGTGGTTGAAGATTACCCAGAAGCTTTGAAAAATATCCCTCAAATAGAAAGTTCTTTTGGATCATCTGCAGGGCAGCTAACGGTTGTTATTTTCTATTTTTACGATTCTCTAGTAAGGCTAGCTGTGTGTCCTGAGAGTTCACAGTCTGTTAGCGAAGCGGCGACGAAGTCGCAACAACAGGAGATTCTTGAGCGGGTACACAGTAATCAAGAAAAGATGCAGAAATGGGCGCATCATGCTCCGATGAACTTTCTTCATAAATTTTATCTAGTGGAGGCAGAGAGACATCGAGTTCTTGGTGAAAAGGTCGGGGCAATAGAAATGTACGACAAGGCGATTGCCCTTGCTAAAGAAAACGAGTACATCAACGAAGAAGCACTCGCTCACGAACTGGCTGCCAAATTCTATTTGTCATGGGAGAAAGAAACGATTGCGAAAACCTACATGACGAATGCTTATTACGCCTATATGCGTTGGGGAGCAACCGCTAAAGTTGAACATTTAGAAAAACGTTACCCAGAATTATTAAGTGCTGTCTTGCAGCATAAAAAGAATCAAAAAGCCGGTGAGTCCATAAAACAGACAAGCCAGGGAACGAGCACTTCCACCGGCTCAGCCATTTCAAAAATGCTGGACTTAGGAGCGGTGATGAAAGCATCGCAGGCTATTGCTGAGGAAATCGTGCTATGCAATTTGCTCGACAAGTTAATGAAAATTTTAATCGAAAATGCCGGCGCACAAACCGGCTGCTTTATTGTAGAGAAAGCCGGCAAGTTAGTTATTGAAGCGCAAGGAACCGTCGAAAGCGAAGATGTCACGGTACTGCAAGCAATGCCGGTGTCAAGTAACGAGACGCTCCCAACTTCTATCATTAACTATGTAGCCCGAACAGTAGAAAATGTCGTTCTCAACAATGCAAGTGCGGAGGGCACATTTACAAAAGACGCTTATATTATTAAAAACCAGCCTAAATCCGTGTTATGCACGCCGCTTATCCATCAAGGAAAACTCAGTGGCATTCTTTACTTAGAAAATAATTTAACAACAGGAGCATTTACAAAAGAGCGATTGGAAGTGTTAAAACTCTTATCGGTTCAAGCAGCAATTTCCATTGAGAACGCCCGTCTTTATACCGATTTAGAAGCAGCTAATGCAACTTTAGAAGCCGTTAATGCAACCCTGGAAGCTAAAGTTCAGGAGCGAACCCAGGAGTTACAAGAAAAAAATATTTACCTGCAAAAAGCCGAAAGAGCCGCTCAATCTGCCAGCCGTGCGAAAAGCGAGTTTCTCGCAAACATGAGCCATGAACTGCGAACTCCCCTGAATGGAATTTTGGGATATGCTCAAATCCTTAAACGAGACAAAAAATTAAGTGAATCCTATCAGCATTCGGTCAATATTATTTACCAATGTGGGGATCACCTATTAAATGTCATTAATGATATTTTAGACCTTTCCAAAATTGAAGCCCAGAAAATGGAGATCAGCGCCAAAGAGTTTCGGTTTCCAGAATTTCTAGAAGGAATTGTTGAAATTTGCCGGCTGCGGGCAGAACAAAAAGGAATCTCGCTGATTTATGAACCGTTGACTCAACTGCCCACCGGCATTCGGGCGGATGAGAAACGGTTGCGGCAAGTTTTAATTAACTTATTAGGCAACGCTGTTAAGTTTACCGAAGTTGGCGGAATAACCTTTAAAGTAGGCGTCATGCCGGCAGGAGAAGAATTGCCTCATTCCTCAAATTCTAATTCCCAATCTTTACCCGTCAAAATTCGCTTTCAAGTCGAAGACACCGGCGTTGGAATGTCGCCTGAACAGTTAGAAGAGATATTTTTACCCTTCCACCAAGTGGGCGAACACAATCGTAAGGCAGAAGGAACAGGATTGGGATTAGCAATTAGCCGGCAATTAGTCGAGATGATGGGCGGCGAAATTCAAGTTCAAAGTTGTGCGGGAAAAGGCAGCATTTTCTTCTTCGATTTGGATTTACAGAAAGTCTCGAAAATGGAGAATCACTTAAGATTTGATGAGCAAACAATTATTGGGTTTAAAGGAGATAAGCGAAAACTTCTCGTGGTCGATGACAAGTGGGAAAATCGCTCGATTCTGGCTGGCTTGCTTCAGCCTTTAGGATTTGAAATTGCTGAAGCAACAAACGGGCATGAATGTTTGGAGAAAACAATGCAATTTCAACCCGATTTGATTTTGACAGACTTAGTGATGCCGGTGATGGATGGCTTTGAAGCAACCAGGCGCATTCGCAAGTCTCCGGAATTAGCCAAGATCATAGTAATTGCCACTTCAGCCAGCGTTTTTGATTTTGAGCAACAGAAAAGTTGGGATGCCGGCTGTGATGATTTTCTCCTCAAGCCGATACGCTCAGAGGAGCTTTTAGAAAAACTACAACGACACTTAAAGCTGGAATGGGTTTATGAAGAAACCCCAGATGAAAAACCCAAAAAAGCAGAAAATGTGCAGGATTCAGGACTCAACAATGAAGGCTCAATGGTCATTCCGCCGGCAGAAGAAATTGCAATTTTGTGGGACTTAGTGATGATGGGTGACCTCAGAGGCATTCAAGATCAAGCAACCAGACTGAAAGAATTGGATACTCAATACATCCCCTTTGCCACAGAATTGCAGCAGTTAGCAAAAGGTTTTAAGCTAAAAGAAATTCGAGAATTTTTAAACAAAATACAGGGGAATGCAGTGGCAAATTAG
- a CDS encoding PspA/IM30 family protein produces MGLFDRVMRVIRANINSLVGSAEDPEKILEQTVIDMQEDLIQLRQAVAQAIATQKRTERQCSQAQSTADEWYRRAQLALQKGDENLAREALMRRKTYHETAQAMKAQIEQQSGVVNQLKQNMRSLESKIAEAKTKKDLYIARARSAKASEKLNEMMGQFNTGSAMSAFERMEEKVMQLEARSEAIAHLGHDDLENKFAALEGGGGVDAELAAMKSQIIKGSDPAKLPPGESSNP; encoded by the coding sequence ATGGGATTATTTGACCGTGTCATGCGGGTGATTCGCGCCAATATCAACAGTCTGGTTGGCAGCGCGGAAGATCCAGAAAAAATTCTGGAACAGACTGTAATCGATATGCAGGAGGATCTGATCCAACTGCGGCAAGCGGTAGCCCAGGCAATTGCCACCCAGAAACGCACAGAACGCCAGTGCAGCCAAGCTCAATCCACAGCAGATGAATGGTATCGCCGCGCCCAGCTAGCGCTGCAAAAAGGGGATGAGAATTTGGCCCGCGAAGCCCTGATGCGGCGGAAAACCTACCACGAAACAGCACAGGCAATGAAGGCGCAGATTGAACAGCAAAGTGGTGTTGTTAACCAGCTCAAGCAAAATATGCGGAGCCTGGAGAGCAAAATTGCCGAGGCTAAAACGAAAAAAGATTTGTACATTGCCCGCGCCCGCTCTGCCAAAGCTTCTGAAAAGTTGAACGAGATGATGGGACAGTTCAACACCGGCAGCGCCATGAGTGCCTTCGAGCGTATGGAAGAGAAAGTCATGCAACTCGAAGCTCGATCAGAAGCAATTGCACATCTCGGACACGATGACTTAGAAAACAAATTTGCCGCTTTGGAAGGGGGAGGCGGCGTTGATGCTGAACTAGCGGCGATGAAATCCCAAATCATTAAGGGTAGCGATCCAGCCAAATTGCCTCCCGGTGAGTCATCGAATCCGTAA
- the menB gene encoding 1,4-dihydroxy-2-naphthoyl-CoA synthase has translation MQINWQTAKTYEDILYHKTDGIAKITINRPHKRNAFRPKTVFELYDAFCDAREDTGIGVVLFTGAGPHTDGKYAFCSGGDQSVRGSAGYVDDAGIPRLNVLDLQRLIRSMPKVIIALVAGYAIGGGHVLHLICDLTIAADNAVFGQTGPKVGSFDGGFGASYLARIVGQKKAREIWFLCRQYSAQQALEMGLVNCVVPVEELEAEGIKWANEILEKSPIAIRCLKAAFNADCDGQAGLQELAGNATLLYYMTEEGAEGKQAFLEKRPPDFRQYPWLP, from the coding sequence ATGCAAATCAACTGGCAAACCGCCAAAACTTACGAAGACATTCTTTACCACAAAACCGACGGCATCGCTAAAATTACCATCAACCGGCCTCACAAACGCAATGCCTTCCGCCCGAAAACAGTCTTTGAACTCTACGATGCCTTTTGCGATGCGCGTGAGGACACCGGCATTGGCGTCGTACTCTTCACCGGCGCAGGCCCTCACACCGATGGCAAATACGCATTTTGCTCTGGCGGCGATCAAAGTGTTCGCGGGAGTGCCGGCTACGTTGATGATGCCGGCATCCCCCGTCTGAATGTGCTGGACTTACAGCGCCTAATTCGTTCCATGCCGAAAGTGATCATTGCCCTCGTTGCCGGCTACGCCATCGGTGGGGGTCACGTTTTGCACCTAATCTGTGACTTGACAATTGCCGCAGATAATGCTGTATTCGGACAAACCGGCCCAAAAGTTGGCAGCTTTGACGGAGGTTTTGGGGCTAGCTATTTGGCTAGAATTGTGGGCCAAAAAAAGGCACGGGAAATCTGGTTTCTCTGCCGGCAGTACAGCGCACAGCAAGCGCTAGAAATGGGTTTAGTCAATTGTGTCGTGCCGGTGGAAGAGTTGGAAGCAGAAGGCATAAAATGGGCCAATGAAATTTTAGAGAAAAGCCCCATTGCGATTCGCTGCCTCAAAGCCGCCTTTAACGCCGACTGCGACGGACAAGCCGGTCTTCAAGAACTTGCCGGTAACGCCACCTTACTTTATTACATGACCGAAGAAGGTGCTGAGGGCAAACAAGCCTTTCTCGAAAAACGCCCTCCCGATTTTCGCCAATACCCCTGGCTGCCATAA
- a CDS encoding DUF721 domain-containing protein: MAFNTLNQVIGSLENHGGLQQSQEFQSLLRCWPEVVGAAVMAQTRPLAVDRGVLKVATSSAVWAQQLMFQRRQILAKLNLRLPAPLVDIRFSTAQWHKPLMAEPATQEQTVLWREHPSRVLDTPAGDKIEPKPAVKEPKAAFQQWAEGIQARTQSLPLCEQCQCPAPPGELQRWGICALCATKGW, encoded by the coding sequence ATGGCTTTTAACACTCTCAATCAGGTGATAGGCTCTCTAGAAAATCACGGGGGGTTGCAGCAATCACAGGAATTTCAAAGTTTGCTGCGCTGTTGGCCCGAAGTGGTCGGTGCAGCGGTGATGGCTCAAACTCGACCGCTTGCTGTGGATCGCGGGGTGCTAAAAGTAGCAACATCGAGTGCGGTTTGGGCACAACAGCTCATGTTTCAGCGTCGGCAGATTTTGGCCAAGTTAAATTTGCGTTTACCGGCACCTCTGGTTGATATTCGGTTTTCAACGGCTCAGTGGCACAAACCGCTCATGGCTGAGCCGGCAACCCAAGAGCAAACCGTGTTGTGGCGAGAGCATCCCAGCCGGGTACTTGATACGCCAGCCGGCGATAAAATTGAGCCGAAGCCGGCTGTTAAGGAGCCAAAGGCGGCTTTTCAGCAATGGGCTGAGGGCATACAGGCGCGGACGCAATCTTTACCGCTTTGCGAGCAGTGTCAGTGTCCTGCGCCACCGGGAGAGCTTCAGCGCTGGGGGATTTGTGCCTTGTGTGCGACGAAGGGTTGGTGA
- a CDS encoding M3 family metallopeptidase, with translation MVQLSAINQVESPQEWDLSDLYQGFDDPQLAQDLQALQQSAAQFREHYRGKVAELKPEAVASCLQQLETIAEKSGYVYAFPSLVFSADTRNTEAKQFLDKVMEALTIVENQLLFFDLELQKLDAEKFAELQASPALQTYSHYLDRIAELRPHKLSEEVEQTRNQDSLTGRQAFVQLRSVHLGEREYEPVTTPEGKTVTEEAELSALLFHPDADVRYDAYLSVRDVMHEHNSLYGFILNTVAQDHRIESQMRGYTGTLHKQLLADEVSEPVFRAIMEGTGSRFDLFQRYYQLKSKALGQKIRICDIYAPWTSGDQPTPPVKYKAGVETLLTALEKFDVNYARRAEEFFIKNWVDAKVRPGKRGGAFCSYTHGKHSYLMLSYTDDYNSLFTLAHEMGHGLHFAWIGDRQSYFNSNPPMVLAEIASTFNELLLLDHLLKTAANDKVLTKSLLTRQLEDQLNLLFRQSTISRLELAIHERAAEGSFDRKWVNGQWMELYRKLCGDAVELLPEHQYDWARIGHIFFKPFYCYQYTASNIVSLACYQKYLQTGKDFIPGYMELLAAGGSMNQVEALRRYVDVDIENPETIRGALGYVESLLNQLQATL, from the coding sequence TTGGTTCAACTATCCGCTATCAACCAGGTGGAAAGTCCCCAAGAATGGGACTTATCAGACCTTTATCAAGGCTTCGACGATCCTCAACTGGCGCAAGATTTGCAAGCGTTGCAGCAGAGTGCGGCACAGTTCCGGGAACACTATCGCGGCAAAGTTGCCGAACTTAAACCGGAGGCAGTGGCAAGCTGTCTGCAACAGCTGGAAACCATCGCAGAAAAATCCGGTTATGTCTACGCCTTCCCCTCCCTCGTTTTCTCTGCGGATACCCGCAACACTGAGGCGAAGCAATTTCTCGACAAAGTGATGGAAGCGCTGACGATTGTTGAGAACCAGCTGCTATTTTTTGATTTGGAACTGCAAAAGCTGGATGCTGAGAAGTTTGCCGAATTGCAAGCCTCACCGGCACTGCAAACCTATAGCCACTACCTAGATCGTATTGCCGAATTACGCCCTCACAAGCTGTCTGAGGAAGTTGAGCAAACTCGCAACCAAGACAGCCTCACGGGACGGCAAGCGTTTGTCCAGTTGCGTTCCGTACACTTGGGTGAACGAGAATACGAGCCGGTGACAACACCAGAAGGCAAAACTGTTACGGAAGAAGCCGAACTCAGTGCGCTGCTGTTTCACCCAGATGCCGACGTGCGCTATGACGCTTACCTGTCAGTACGGGACGTGATGCACGAGCATAACTCGCTGTATGGCTTCATTCTCAACACCGTCGCTCAAGATCACCGGATTGAAAGCCAGATGCGGGGATACACCGGCACGTTGCACAAGCAATTGTTAGCCGATGAAGTATCTGAGCCGGTTTTCCGCGCCATTATGGAAGGCACCGGCAGCCGGTTTGACTTATTCCAGCGTTACTATCAGCTCAAAAGCAAAGCCTTGGGCCAAAAAATTCGCATCTGCGATATTTACGCGCCTTGGACATCTGGCGATCAGCCAACGCCGCCGGTGAAATACAAAGCCGGTGTAGAAACCCTTCTCACCGCTTTAGAAAAATTTGATGTTAATTACGCCCGTCGTGCGGAAGAATTTTTCATCAAAAACTGGGTAGATGCGAAAGTGCGTCCAGGCAAACGCGGCGGTGCCTTTTGTTCCTACACCCACGGCAAGCACAGTTATCTGATGCTTTCCTACACAGATGACTACAATTCCCTGTTTACTTTAGCCCACGAAATGGGGCACGGATTGCACTTTGCCTGGATAGGCGATCGGCAATCTTATTTCAACAGTAACCCCCCAATGGTGCTGGCAGAAATTGCTTCCACCTTTAATGAACTGCTGTTGCTCGATCACTTGCTTAAAACTGCTGCAAATGACAAAGTTCTCACCAAATCTTTGCTCACGCGGCAGTTGGAAGATCAGTTAAACCTGCTATTCCGCCAAAGCACCATCAGCCGGCTGGAATTAGCCATTCACGAACGAGCTGCCGAGGGCAGTTTTGATCGTAAATGGGTTAACGGGCAGTGGATGGAACTGTATCGCAAACTCTGTGGCGATGCCGTGGAATTGCTGCCAGAACATCAATATGATTGGGCGCGGATCGGTCACATTTTCTTTAAACCGTTCTACTGCTACCAATACACGGCCTCTAATATTGTCAGCTTAGCCTGCTATCAAAAATACCTGCAAACCGGCAAAGATTTTATCCCCGGTTACATGGAATTACTCGCTGCCGGTGGCAGTATGAATCAGGTAGAAGCCTTACGCCGGTATGTAGATGTAGACATAGAAAATCCAGAGACGATCCGAGGCGCTTTAGGGTATGTAGAAAGTCTCTTAAACCAACTACAAGCAACCCTTTAA